From one Amycolatopsis sp. FDAARGOS 1241 genomic stretch:
- a CDS encoding DUF3558 domain-containing protein: MHDLKRGQSPKLFALVVAGVLGLSACGGPDLGKQNFPRTTVAASGGDTGSGPITDPAVTVAALRPLLPCQFLDQASLTPLGAPEGEPEAETVSFAECRAKVKDAGGKEISVTAEVGAIVVFASDKTTGQVGGLPQVEVPDQTGGSCSVSALTSRTPNLGLTFDIDYSGGDPCAAGRTLLRSAVPKLHNSPQKYPEAKGSVVTADPCTMLDQSAVDGVVKNARPEATGLHSCQWGDSGTIAVRFNPGVPPVEGGGWVKTDVGTASQAFAKKGTGPSSTCEVQWQHRPWQGEGGELVQVQYTNYNAQADQDDPCGKVTGLAKQVATKLPRP, translated from the coding sequence GTGCACGATCTGAAGCGCGGCCAGTCGCCGAAGTTGTTCGCCCTGGTGGTGGCCGGTGTGCTCGGCCTGAGCGCCTGCGGCGGTCCGGACCTCGGCAAGCAGAACTTCCCCCGCACCACCGTCGCCGCTTCGGGCGGGGACACCGGCAGCGGGCCCATCACCGACCCGGCGGTCACGGTGGCCGCGCTGCGACCGTTGCTGCCGTGCCAGTTCCTCGACCAGGCTTCGCTCACGCCGCTCGGTGCGCCCGAGGGTGAACCCGAAGCGGAAACCGTGAGTTTCGCCGAGTGCCGGGCCAAGGTGAAGGACGCGGGCGGCAAGGAGATCTCGGTGACCGCCGAAGTCGGGGCCATCGTGGTGTTCGCTTCGGACAAGACGACCGGCCAGGTCGGCGGGCTCCCGCAGGTCGAGGTGCCGGACCAGACCGGTGGCTCCTGTTCGGTCAGTGCGCTGACTTCGCGCACGCCCAACCTCGGCCTCACGTTCGACATCGACTACAGCGGCGGCGATCCGTGTGCGGCCGGACGCACACTGCTGCGGTCCGCCGTGCCGAAGCTGCACAATTCGCCGCAGAAGTACCCCGAGGCCAAAGGATCCGTCGTCACGGCGGATCCCTGCACGATGCTCGACCAGTCCGCCGTGGACGGCGTGGTGAAAAACGCCAGGCCCGAGGCGACCGGGCTGCACAGCTGCCAGTGGGGTGACAGCGGGACGATCGCGGTGCGGTTCAACCCGGGCGTCCCGCCGGTCGAGGGCGGCGGCTGGGTGAAGACCGACGTGGGCACCGCGAGCCAGGCCTTCGCCAAGAAGGGCACGGGCCCGAGTTCGACCTGTGAGGTGCAGTGGCAGCACCGGCCGTGGCAGGGCGAGGGCGGCGAACTCGTCCAAGTGCAGTACACGAACTACAACGCTCAGGCTGACCAGGACGACCCGTGCGGCAAGGTGACGGGGCTGGCGAAACAGGTGGCCACGAAACTGCCCCGGCCCTGA